Proteins encoded by one window of Culicoides brevitarsis isolate CSIRO-B50_1 chromosome 2, AGI_CSIRO_Cbre_v1, whole genome shotgun sequence:
- the LOC134829306 gene encoding aryl hydrocarbon receptor nuclear translocator homolog isoform X2, translating into MALAHYPGAEPSREIVKRRSTSFGSDEEDPSGNKYSRMEDENIQDKERFASRENHCEIERRRRNKMTAYITELSDMVPTCSALARKPDKLTILRMAVAHMKALRGTGNTNTDGSYKPSFLTDQELKHLILEAADGFLFVVSCDTGRIIYVSDSVTPVLNYSQNEWYGSCIYDNIHPEDIEKVREQLSTQEPQNTGRILDLKTGTVKKEGHQSSMRMCMGSRRGFICRMKVGNVAPENMAVGHLNRLKQRNSLGPSRDGNNYAVIHCTGYIKNWPPTGVQIDRQTEEDMHSSHCCLVAIGRLQVTSTANAADLASSNNQNEFISRHGMDGKFSFVDQRVMNVLGYVPTDLLGKSCYDFFHPEDQSHMKENFEQVLKQKGQMFSVMYRFRAKNREWIWLRTQAYAFLNPYTDEVEYIVCTNSSAKTLHSTQEPSADQSEQVYQAPGLDYSIPNRRDQPYNPHGMISQHIPAQTRPNDGTTGVQYGQYEPTQPSPIQYGSPGAPSGSNSHLNRIGKTNTTSPTPAATAWSLRQQQPVSSEGYQYSQLSPSRSPSGPTYTQLSGSSSRQGHTTTYHNTTTAQPNPGMWGWQNPNQAGDHGAGTSSSTSHPGVVVPGGPTGPQHHPGGQPQQGQELSDMLQMLDQTSGTTSFEDLNIHMFNTPFE; encoded by the exons GTCAGATGAGGAGGACCCAAGCGGGAACAAATACAGCAGAATGGaagatgaaaatattcaagacAAAGAACGTTTTGCcag CAGGGAAAACCACTGCGAAATCGAGCGTCGTCGTCGCAACAAGATGACTGCCTACATCACGGAGCTGTCCGACATGGTGCCGACGTGCAGTGCGCTCGCCCGCAAACCGGACAAATTAACGATCCTGAGGATGGCCGTGGCACACATGAAGGCACTAAGAG gtacgGGCAACACCAACACAGACGGCTCCTACAAACCCTCCTTCTTAACGGATCAAGAACTGAAGCATTTAATTTTGGAAGCAGCTGACGGGTTTCTCTTCGTTGTCTCGTGCGACACCGGACGAATTATCTACGTGTCGGATTCCGTAACTCCCGTGTTGAATTACTCGCAAAATGAGTGGTATGGCTCGTGCATTTACGACAACATTCATCCGGAGGACATTGAGAAGGTGCGCGAACAGCTGAGCACGCAGGAGCCCCAAAATACCGGACGAATTTTGGATTTGAAGACGGGCACGGTGAAGAAGGAAGGACATcaat cTTCGATGCGAATGTGCATGGGATCTCGCCGAGGATTCATTTGCCGCATGAAAGTAGGAAATGTAGCGCCCGAAAATATGGCCGTTGGTCACTTGAACCGACTCAAGCAACGGAATTCTCTTGGACCATCGCGCGATGGCAACAATTACGCCGTTATTCATTGCACGGGCTACATCAAGAATTGGCCACCAACTG GAGTACAAATCGATAGACAAACGGAGGAAGACATGCATTCGTCGCACTGTTGTTTGGTGGCGATCGGTCGTCTTCAGGTCACCTCAACAGCAAATGCTGCCGACTTGGCATCATCCAACAATCAAAATGAGTTTATTTCACGGCATGGCATGGACGGTAAATTTTCGTTCGTTGATCAGCGTGTGATGAATGTCTTGGGATATGTGCCCACCGATTTGCTGGGCAAGAGTTGCTACGACTTTTTCCACCCCGAGGACCAGAGTCACATGAAGGAGAATTTCGAACAAGTATTAAAACAAAAGGGACAAATGTTCTCGGTCATGTATCGCTTCCGAGCGAAGAATCGCGAATGGATTTGGCTTCGCACGCAAGCTTATGCATTCCTCAATCCATACACCGACGAAGTGGAGTACATTGTTTGCACAAATAGCTCAGCAAA aactctTCATTCGACACAAGAACCGAGCGCAGATCAGTCTGAGCAAGTCTACCAAGCACCTGGTCTGGATTACTCTATCCCGAATCGACGTGATCAACCGTACAATCCACACGGAATGATTTCGCAGCACATTCCGGCCCAAACAAGACCGAATGATGGCACCACTGGCGTTCAATATGGGCAGTATGAACCAACGCAACCGTCTCCCATCCA ATATGGCAGTCCTGGAGCTCCAAGTGGCTCAAATTCTCATCTAAATCGCATTGGAAAGACAAATACGACATCACCCACGCCAGCAGCTACAGCCTGGTCCTTGAGACAA caACAACCAGTATCGTCTGAAGGCTATCAGTACAGTCAACTAAGTCCATCTCGTTCGCCAAGTGGGCCCACATACACCCAATTGAGCGGAAGCAGCTCGCGACAAGGACACACTACAACATATCACAATACAACGACTGCGCAACCGAAtccag gCATGTGGGGATGGCAAAACCCGAATCAAGCAGGCGATCATGGTGCGGGCACCAGCTCAAGTACAAGTCATCCGGGTGTCGTTGTACCTGGAGGACCAACGGGCCCTCAGCATCACCCGGGAGGACAGCCGCAACAAGGCCAGGAGTTGTCCGACATGCTG
- the LOC134829306 gene encoding aryl hydrocarbon receptor nuclear translocator homolog isoform X1, translated as MALAHYPGAEPSREIVKRRSTSFGSDEEDPSGNKYSRMEDENIQDKERFASRENHCEIERRRRNKMTAYITELSDMVPTCSALARKPDKLTILRMAVAHMKALRGTGNTNTDGSYKPSFLTDQELKHLILEAADGFLFVVSCDTGRIIYVSDSVTPVLNYSQNEWYGSCIYDNIHPEDIEKVREQLSTQEPQNTGRILDLKTGTVKKEGHQSSMRMCMGSRRGFICRMKVGNVAPENMAVGHLNRLKQRNSLGPSRDGNNYAVIHCTGYIKNWPPTDIFPGVQIDRQTEEDMHSSHCCLVAIGRLQVTSTANAADLASSNNQNEFISRHGMDGKFSFVDQRVMNVLGYVPTDLLGKSCYDFFHPEDQSHMKENFEQVLKQKGQMFSVMYRFRAKNREWIWLRTQAYAFLNPYTDEVEYIVCTNSSAKTLHSTQEPSADQSEQVYQAPGLDYSIPNRRDQPYNPHGMISQHIPAQTRPNDGTTGVQYGQYEPTQPSPIQYGSPGAPSGSNSHLNRIGKTNTTSPTPAATAWSLRQQQPVSSEGYQYSQLSPSRSPSGPTYTQLSGSSSRQGHTTTYHNTTTAQPNPGMWGWQNPNQAGDHGAGTSSSTSHPGVVVPGGPTGPQHHPGGQPQQGQELSDMLQMLDQTSGTTSFEDLNIHMFNTPFE; from the exons GTCAGATGAGGAGGACCCAAGCGGGAACAAATACAGCAGAATGGaagatgaaaatattcaagacAAAGAACGTTTTGCcag CAGGGAAAACCACTGCGAAATCGAGCGTCGTCGTCGCAACAAGATGACTGCCTACATCACGGAGCTGTCCGACATGGTGCCGACGTGCAGTGCGCTCGCCCGCAAACCGGACAAATTAACGATCCTGAGGATGGCCGTGGCACACATGAAGGCACTAAGAG gtacgGGCAACACCAACACAGACGGCTCCTACAAACCCTCCTTCTTAACGGATCAAGAACTGAAGCATTTAATTTTGGAAGCAGCTGACGGGTTTCTCTTCGTTGTCTCGTGCGACACCGGACGAATTATCTACGTGTCGGATTCCGTAACTCCCGTGTTGAATTACTCGCAAAATGAGTGGTATGGCTCGTGCATTTACGACAACATTCATCCGGAGGACATTGAGAAGGTGCGCGAACAGCTGAGCACGCAGGAGCCCCAAAATACCGGACGAATTTTGGATTTGAAGACGGGCACGGTGAAGAAGGAAGGACATcaat cTTCGATGCGAATGTGCATGGGATCTCGCCGAGGATTCATTTGCCGCATGAAAGTAGGAAATGTAGCGCCCGAAAATATGGCCGTTGGTCACTTGAACCGACTCAAGCAACGGAATTCTCTTGGACCATCGCGCGATGGCAACAATTACGCCGTTATTCATTGCACGGGCTACATCAAGAATTGGCCACCAACTG ATATTTTTCCAGGAGTACAAATCGATAGACAAACGGAGGAAGACATGCATTCGTCGCACTGTTGTTTGGTGGCGATCGGTCGTCTTCAGGTCACCTCAACAGCAAATGCTGCCGACTTGGCATCATCCAACAATCAAAATGAGTTTATTTCACGGCATGGCATGGACGGTAAATTTTCGTTCGTTGATCAGCGTGTGATGAATGTCTTGGGATATGTGCCCACCGATTTGCTGGGCAAGAGTTGCTACGACTTTTTCCACCCCGAGGACCAGAGTCACATGAAGGAGAATTTCGAACAAGTATTAAAACAAAAGGGACAAATGTTCTCGGTCATGTATCGCTTCCGAGCGAAGAATCGCGAATGGATTTGGCTTCGCACGCAAGCTTATGCATTCCTCAATCCATACACCGACGAAGTGGAGTACATTGTTTGCACAAATAGCTCAGCAAA aactctTCATTCGACACAAGAACCGAGCGCAGATCAGTCTGAGCAAGTCTACCAAGCACCTGGTCTGGATTACTCTATCCCGAATCGACGTGATCAACCGTACAATCCACACGGAATGATTTCGCAGCACATTCCGGCCCAAACAAGACCGAATGATGGCACCACTGGCGTTCAATATGGGCAGTATGAACCAACGCAACCGTCTCCCATCCA ATATGGCAGTCCTGGAGCTCCAAGTGGCTCAAATTCTCATCTAAATCGCATTGGAAAGACAAATACGACATCACCCACGCCAGCAGCTACAGCCTGGTCCTTGAGACAA caACAACCAGTATCGTCTGAAGGCTATCAGTACAGTCAACTAAGTCCATCTCGTTCGCCAAGTGGGCCCACATACACCCAATTGAGCGGAAGCAGCTCGCGACAAGGACACACTACAACATATCACAATACAACGACTGCGCAACCGAAtccag gCATGTGGGGATGGCAAAACCCGAATCAAGCAGGCGATCATGGTGCGGGCACCAGCTCAAGTACAAGTCATCCGGGTGTCGTTGTACCTGGAGGACCAACGGGCCCTCAGCATCACCCGGGAGGACAGCCGCAACAAGGCCAGGAGTTGTCCGACATGCTG